From the genome of Spinacia oleracea cultivar Varoflay chromosome 2, BTI_SOV_V1, whole genome shotgun sequence, one region includes:
- the LOC110803665 gene encoding pentatricopeptide repeat-containing protein At2g28050: MTTQDFLKTLKTAKRAFPSAISQSLNHELTPIKTLINSSFNTISSPSKTPSSHSTISSFLSSLSSHQLHSFLSDPSVKTYDCLRIFNIVLHYQSDLSFKPDIHAHFTLICRLIKSRLYSDAEVLLQKFILGANYRYPFCDFTNWVENYCKESRIITKLLNMLLKLYSDHQMFDMAVTAFEYMVDREIERDEKTCSVHLHALVKANKVDLGFEFLRRMVDSGMEVSVFSLTIVVSGLCGIGELKMGRELVEEMVGMGVRPNVITFNTLVDACSRRWDFTELDLVLCLMGREGVPFNDMTYKLLIEGYSGSGKVDEAKRLLLEMQDKDFDVETYLYYSIIRGYCRLGNTSSGFSLLKTMQEKDISPCDGTYWCLISGMCKVGDMGQVKELVNEFLKKGGEVNDCMLNELVNGYQKTGIMDELDELKCLVKMSSPKNLVRTPLILIPKLSQYGVY; the protein is encoded by the exons ATGACAACCCAGGATTTCCTAAAAACCCTGAAAACAGCAAAAAGAGCATTCCCATCAGCCATTTCTCAATCCCTAAACCATGAATTAACCCCCATTAAAACCCTCATCAATTCATCTTTCAACACCATTTCCTCTCCCTCAAAAACCCCATCTTCCCATTCCACCATTTCATCTTtcctttcttctctctcctcccatcaACTCCACTCTTTTCTCTCTGACCCATCTGTCAAAACCTATGATTGTTTGAGAATCTTCAACATTGTTCTCCACTATCAATCAGACCTTTCCTTTAAGCCTGATATTCATGCCCATTTCACCCTAATTTGCAGGCTTATCAAATCCAGGTTGTATTCGGATGCTGAAGTTTTGTTGCAGAAATTCATTCTTGGTGCAAATTACAG GTACCCTTTTTGTGATTTTACAAATTGGGTTGAGAATTACTGTAAGGAATCGAGAATTATTACTAAGTTGTTGAATATGTTGCTTAAACTGTATTCTGATCATCAAATGTTTGATATGGCTGTTACTGCGTTTGAGTATATGGTGGACAGAGAAATTGAGAGGGATGAGAAAACTTGTTCTGTTCATTTACATGCTTTGGTTAAGGCTAATAAGGTTGATTTGGGTTTTGAGTTTCTTCGTCGAATGGTAGATTCGGGCATGGAGGTTTCTGTGTTCTCATTGACAATTGTTGTGAGTGGGTTGTGTGGGATTGGGGAGTTGAAGATGGGTAGAGAATTGGTGGAAGAGATGGTTGGGATGGGGGTAAGACCTAATGTTATAACATTCAATACATTAGTGGATGCATGTTCAAGAAGATGGGATTTCACAGAGTTGGATTTGGTGTTGTGTTTGATGGGAAGAGAAGGAGTCCCGTTTAACGACATGACGTATAAGCTGTTGATTGAGGGGTATTCGGGTTCTGGTAAGGTTGATGAAGCAAAGAGGTTGCTTTTGGAGATGCAGGACAAAGATTTCGACGTGGAGACGTATCTGTATTATAGCATCATTAGAGGGTATTGTAGATTGGGAAATACAAGCAGTGGTTTTTCATTACttaaaacaatgcaagagaaGGACATTTCCCCTTGTGATGGTACTTATTGGTGTTTGATCAGTGGCATGTGTAAGGTTGGGGATATGGGTCAGGTGAAAGAATTGGTAAATGAGTTTCTAAAAAAGGGAGGTGAGGTGAACGATTGTATGCTTAATGAGTTAGTAAATGGATATCAAAAAACTGGAATAATGGATGAACTTGATGAATTAAAGTGTTTGGTGAAAATGAGTTCACCCAAGAATCTTGTCAGAACTCCATTGATCCTGATCCCAAAGCTTAgtcaatacggagtatattga
- the LOC110803657 gene encoding P-loop NTPase domain-containing protein LPA1 homolog 2: MAEVNKVLYIVVMDGDNNKNEKGKMGKESFRYTRSVLQSTLQLMGCKARHAFKISRRVFDMVKSQSSSDTATSMGLYGADLSYVGPKVQELPSIGSRLVKAQVNNNFVIEKDGATKSLSSELYKKRTTVFIRRDKFLDIVCDGLSDYKYMGPNQREDLILACRIRERKESVTILLCGTSGCGKSTLSSLLGSRLGITTVISTDSIRHMMRSFVDEKENPLLWASTYHAGECLDPVAVAEAKAKRKAKKKAGSTPFPKDVLSDNVPNGKTDHQIPEVGSTNSDLISPKQMAVEGFKAQSEMVIESLDRLVTAWEERKESVIVEGVHLSLNFVMGLMKKHPSIIPFMIYITNEDKHLERFAVRAKYMTLDPTKNKYVKYIRNIRTIQEYLCNRADKHLVPKINNTNVDKSVAAIHATVFSCLRRREAGEQLYDPTTNTVNAVFEEFRNQCAADSLSSKGMFQLIQRQGSSRHLMALLNDDGSVAKAWPVKSVGSNGHPALGRVADTEIGTPMYGPLKIGKAEPVNLQFGHFGLSAWPNDTEGTSHAGSVDEFKAECNGTETGSKYYSSCCSSPRMSDGPAKELKEELSVSGSDEEVDDPPEVDSDEDLSDGDKHTQEEVEGSVDEESTKSDEEYDDLAMQDDQEYGYCSDNDDDDLKENPLLGSGNLSTVVNNNKRDNYKYPPTLDMFLRTKSEPLSETFCPYSPVVAKSDKKTPPGSSRMKKRSLSIPVTGKRGNAADATI; encoded by the exons ATGGCGGAAGTGAATAAAGTTCTGTATATTGTGGTTATGGACGGAGATAACAATAAAAATGAGAAAGGGAAGATGGGGAAGGAGTCGTTTCGATATACTCGTTCCGTTTTGCAAAGTACTTTGCAACTCATGGGTTGCAAAGCTCGCCATGCTTTCAAG ATTAGCAGAAGGGTTTTCGACATGGTGAAAAGTCAAAGCTCAAGTGACACAGCAACTAGCATGGGTCTATATGGAGCCGATTTATCTTATGTAGGACCAAAGGTTCAAGAACTCCCATCTATTGGTAGTCGTCTGGTTAAAGCTCAGGTGAACAATAATTTTGTTATAGAGAAGGATGGTGCAACTAAAAGTTTGTCATCAGAGTTGTACAAAAAGCGCACAACAGTGTTCATTAGGAGAGACAAATTCTTGGATATTGTATGTGATGGTCTATCCGACTATAAATACATGGGCCCCAATCAAAGGGAAGATTTGATCTTGGCTTGCAG AATCCGTGAGAGGAAGGAATCTGTGACTATTCTGTTGTGTGGCACTAGTGGCTGTGGAAAATCTACATTGTCGTCCTTGCTG GGAAGCAGACTGGGAATCACTACTGTTATATCAACAGATTCCATACGACACATGATGAGGAGTTTTGTGGATGAAAAAGAAAACCCATTGCTGTGGGCTTCAACCTATCATGCAGGGGAATGCTTGGATCCTGTTGCTGTTGCAGAAGCAAAGGCTAAAAGGAAGGCCAAGAAGAAGGCTGGGAGTACACCATTTCCAAAGGATGTACTGTCTGATAATGTTCCTAACGGaaaaactgatcatcaaattccaGAGGTGGGCTCAACCAATTCTGATCTGATCAGTCCAAAACAAATGGCAGTCGAGGGGTTTAAGGCTCAGAGTGAAATGGTCATAGAGAGTCTTGATCGTCTGGTTACTGcttgggaagaaaggaaagagTCAGTTATTGTTGAAGGGGTGCACTTGAGTCTTAACTTCGTG ATGGGGCTTATGAAGAAACATCCTTCAATTATACCGTTCATGATATACATTACTAACGAAGATAAACACTTGGAAAGGTTTGCAGTGCGTGCAAAGTACATGACCTTGGATCCTACAAAAAATAAATATGTTAAGTACATTAGAAACATTAGAACAATACAAGAATACTTATGCAATAGAGCTGACAAACATCTTGTCCCGAAGATCAACAATACTAACGTAGACAAAAGTGTAGCAGCAATCCATGCCACAGTGTTCAGCTGTTTACGAAGGCGTGAAGCTGGAGAGCAGCTGTATGACCCTACCACTAATACAGTAAATGCTGTTTTTGAGGAATTCAGGAATCAATGTGCAGCAGATTCTCTGAGCTCCAAAGGAATGTTTCAACTAATTCAAAGGCAGGGGTCATCAAGACATTTGATGGCTCTTCTTAACGATGACGGCTCTGTTGCAAAGGCTTGGCCGGTTAAATCTGTTGGTAGTAATGGCCATCCTGCTTTGGGGCGTGTAGCTGACACTGAGATAGGAACACCAATGTATGGCCCGCTGAAAATTGGTAAGGCAGAACCTGTAAATCTTCAGTTCGGCCATTTTGGTTTAAGTGCTTGGCCCAATGATACTGAGGGCACAAGCCATGCTGGCAGTGTTGATGAGTTTAAAGCTGAGTGCAATGGTACTGAAACTGGCAGTAAATATTATTCTTCCTGCTGCAGCTCACCCCGTATGTCTGACGGACCAGCTAAGGAG TTGAAGGAAGAGCTCTCGGTATCTGGCAGTGATGAAGAGGTTGATGACCCGCCTGAGGTGGATAGCGATGAGGACTTGAGTGATGGTGACAAACATACTCAAGAAGAG GTTGAAGGTTCAGTTGATGAGGAATCCACCAAGTCAGATGAAGAGTATGATGATCTAGCTATGCAGGACGATCAAGAATATGGCTACTGTTCGGACAATGATGACGATGACTTGAAAGAAAATCCACTCCTTGGCTCGGGTAATCTGTCAACTGTGGTGAATAATAACAAGAGAGACAACTACAAGTACCCACCAACTCTTGACATGTTTTTGAGGACTAAAAGTGAACCTTTATCTGAGACATTCTGCCCCTATTCTCCTGTGGTTGCTAAGAGTGATAAGAAGACTCCTCCAGGCAGTAGTAGGATGAAGAAGCGCTCCCTCAGCATTCCAGTTACTGGAAAGCGCGGGAACGCAGCTGATGCCACCATTTAA